The following coding sequences are from one bacterium SCSIO 12741 window:
- a CDS encoding type IX secretion system membrane protein PorP/SprF: MRLAILSFMAFTGPYLHAQSLLFPYAESNNHLFFNAALSSCQSYGSTALTYLNQANSVGNSNTLAFQSRLRSRFVRGGIGLLGYYEQTPGSTQQFSFSGNYSIRHNVNRRLSLGYGMVLGYNYQSRRKATFDPGYAELPSNSPGDYSYLDNHFAVAAYGGGWALGLQVNNPISWYFSSKGTFDVPLGLTAFAGRSILTGRLHKHLNAVVLYQWQQMPTDSSIDTPEDINEASINLAYIDKEISLGLGYTYSHKRYYRLLYHLGYRFHPFRILYSLSIQNDLGRPAFESPSWNHQLAVQMAIFRRRHFRARFRRTPCEAFWY, encoded by the coding sequence TTGAGACTTGCCATACTTTCATTTATGGCCTTTACCGGGCCCTATCTTCATGCACAGTCTCTCCTATTTCCCTATGCCGAAAGCAACAACCACCTCTTCTTCAATGCTGCCTTATCAAGTTGCCAATCCTACGGTTCCACTGCCTTAACCTATCTGAATCAAGCGAATAGTGTTGGAAACAGTAATACTTTGGCTTTTCAATCCAGATTAAGAAGCCGATTCGTTCGAGGAGGTATAGGTCTATTGGGGTATTATGAGCAAACCCCAGGTTCCACTCAGCAATTCTCCTTTTCCGGAAACTACAGCATTCGTCATAATGTCAATCGTCGACTATCCTTGGGATACGGAATGGTATTGGGATACAATTACCAATCGCGGAGGAAAGCAACATTTGATCCAGGTTATGCAGAATTGCCCTCGAATTCGCCTGGAGATTATTCCTATCTGGACAACCATTTTGCCGTGGCTGCCTATGGAGGTGGTTGGGCACTGGGCTTACAAGTAAACAATCCCATTTCCTGGTATTTCTCGTCAAAAGGCACATTCGACGTTCCGCTTGGTCTTACCGCCTTTGCAGGGAGAAGCATTTTAACTGGACGCCTCCACAAACATTTGAATGCCGTGGTACTCTATCAATGGCAGCAAATGCCAACCGATTCTTCAATTGATACCCCAGAAGACATTAACGAGGCAAGTATAAATCTGGCCTATATAGACAAAGAAATTTCTTTGGGTTTAGGCTATACCTATTCTCACAAACGATACTACCGCCTACTTTACCACCTCGGTTATCGATTTCATCCCTTCCGGATACTCTATTCACTGAGTATTCAAAACGATTTAGGCAGACCTGCTTTTGAATCCCCAAGCTGGAATCATCAGTTGGCCGTTCAGATGGCGATTTTTCGCCGTCGTCATTTTCGAGCCAGGTTTCGACGTACACCCTGTGAGGCCTTCTGGTATTAA
- a CDS encoding SRPBCC family protein, whose product MDQIIYVAVMVVTGLLFYWITLPFTFTIRRRIVIKAPADRIFRQVNDLRNWEKWSPWHSIDPNQKITYSDPDSGQGAWYTWESTNKNVDKGKLTLEEVQENHLIKIRLEFEKWGTSHAVMRFNDKKKEGYEVIWSMDSKMNAFSKLFGPFMRMNLGSMFQKGLNGIKKESRRKKRQ is encoded by the coding sequence ATGGATCAGATTATTTACGTTGCTGTGATGGTCGTTACGGGCCTATTATTTTACTGGATCACCCTACCCTTTACCTTTACGATTAGACGAAGAATTGTGATTAAAGCTCCGGCAGATCGAATTTTCCGACAAGTCAATGATTTGAGAAACTGGGAAAAGTGGTCCCCCTGGCACAGCATTGATCCCAACCAGAAAATCACTTACAGCGATCCTGATTCCGGACAAGGAGCCTGGTACACTTGGGAAAGCACCAACAAGAATGTGGATAAAGGAAAATTGACCCTGGAAGAGGTTCAGGAAAATCACCTGATCAAAATTCGCCTCGAATTTGAGAAATGGGGAACGAGCCACGCTGTAATGCGCTTCAACGATAAGAAGAAAGAAGGCTATGAAGTAATTTGGAGTATGGACAGCAAAATGAACGCTTTTTCCAAACTCTTTGGCCCCTTTATGCGAATGAACCTGGGATCTATGTTCCAAAAAGGACTGAACGGAATCAAAAAAGAATCACGCCGCAAAAAGAGACAATAA
- a CDS encoding MBL fold metallo-hydrolase, with translation MTYKKKSRVIEYVRNESLKNLDPDWKGNPYCKGVYYNENERFQPGFKDIVKWQRNRRQAKRLKKQNPFSLTVHSDTSFLKSDRDVLVWMGHASFYLRLGGVSFLIDPCYSKLPMVKSYTRPAIGGKSITDLDYILYSHAHRDHFDVPTLRDLLSVNPEVKFLLPMDMGKLLKRYTSQPYQEAGWFQQFDLSELKIAFLPARHWNRRGLLDFNDMLWGGYWLEWKASNGKTKSIYFTGDTAYDSHFKHIGRIMGSPDIALMPVGAYNPDFIMKSSHTSPWEALQAYQDVGGKRFIPMHYGTYDLSDEPPNEPIEVVTKAFADSPDQLMVPEIGAPLWLDDLWAQE, from the coding sequence ATGACCTACAAAAAGAAGTCAAGAGTTATTGAATATGTGCGGAATGAATCCTTGAAAAACCTGGATCCTGATTGGAAAGGAAATCCATACTGTAAAGGAGTTTATTACAACGAAAACGAACGATTTCAACCTGGTTTTAAAGACATTGTAAAGTGGCAACGGAACCGTCGCCAGGCCAAGCGACTCAAGAAGCAGAACCCTTTTTCGCTCACCGTACATTCTGACACATCATTTTTGAAGAGCGATCGTGATGTACTGGTTTGGATGGGACATGCTTCCTTCTATTTGCGATTAGGTGGAGTTAGCTTTCTGATTGACCCTTGCTATTCTAAACTTCCTATGGTCAAATCATATACCCGCCCGGCCATAGGTGGAAAGTCCATCACGGATCTGGATTACATTTTGTATTCCCATGCCCATCGCGATCATTTTGATGTGCCCACCTTGCGTGATTTATTATCGGTAAATCCAGAGGTGAAATTTTTGCTTCCCATGGATATGGGAAAACTCCTGAAGCGGTACACAAGTCAGCCTTATCAAGAAGCAGGTTGGTTTCAGCAATTCGACCTCTCTGAGCTTAAGATAGCCTTTCTGCCAGCCCGCCATTGGAACAGAAGGGGATTACTGGATTTTAACGATATGCTTTGGGGTGGATATTGGCTGGAATGGAAAGCGTCCAATGGAAAAACTAAATCCATCTACTTTACGGGAGACACTGCTTATGATTCGCACTTCAAGCACATTGGACGAATTATGGGATCACCCGATATAGCACTTATGCCAGTTGGAGCTTATAATCCAGATTTTATCATGAAATCGTCACATACCAGTCCTTGGGAAGCGCTTCAGGCTTATCAAGATGTAGGCGGAAAAAGGTTTATCCCAATGCATTATGGGACTTACGACCTTAGCGATGAGCCACCCAACGAACCCATTGAAGTGGTAACCAAAGCCTTTGCGGATTCGCCCGATCAGCTCATGGTTCCAGAAATCGGTGCGCCACTATGGTTAGACGACTTATGGGCACAAGAGTAG
- a CDS encoding heme-binding domain-containing protein, whose amino-acid sequence MKKVWIGLVVVLIGIQFIRIDTSNPESVLEQDFLYSTNPPSEIGNLIKTACYDCHSNNTVYPWYAQIAPVSWLVGHDIDEGREHLNFSEYGSWDPEKKEHKLEECAEELEEGEMPMEIYVVMHGEADLTSEQRESLIGWFEQERAKWGSGHSHE is encoded by the coding sequence ATGAAGAAAGTTTGGATTGGTTTAGTGGTAGTTTTAATAGGAATTCAATTTATCCGTATTGATACTTCTAATCCGGAGTCGGTTTTGGAGCAGGATTTTTTGTACTCCACAAACCCTCCCAGTGAAATCGGTAATTTGATCAAAACTGCTTGTTACGACTGCCATTCTAATAATACGGTCTATCCCTGGTACGCCCAAATAGCTCCAGTGTCTTGGCTGGTTGGTCATGATATTGACGAAGGTCGTGAACACCTGAACTTTTCAGAGTATGGATCTTGGGACCCTGAAAAGAAGGAACACAAACTGGAGGAGTGTGCCGAAGAGTTGGAAGAAGGTGAAATGCCGATGGAAATCTATGTAGTGATGCATGGAGAGGCAGATTTGACTTCGGAGCAGCGTGAATCACTCATCGGATGGTTTGAGCAAGAACGTGCCAAATGGGGCAGTGGTCATTCCCACGAATAG
- a CDS encoding type IX secretion system membrane protein PorP/SprF → MKHLPLLLISLLFSLLAIGQNRVGSFFVQESQGSYLFFPQFFNPAAMNASDLKISATAVSDFSHYNQGQLAIELPSYKSRLALGMGYSGTLHDSKSGYGSYLRKEQGYLNFTLPIKIKDGILSIGARPFYAYYEEGFNLYEPHLISPHSDIFYPQDYIEEEINMDLGIYWKTENAFVGASLSRIFDNERSKELQAAGHRAYLEQRNLYITTGFFASTFNGKWKPGASLMFSSRGGSSNYTLHFNNRLFDHFLIGIGGGASLDDYFYDPISRDLWLTGYLGYEGDRIQVLLNGDYEPNKPYYHDEFYLLTSLQLSYRFLKTVSKKAVTLAKN, encoded by the coding sequence ATGAAGCACCTTCCTCTTCTGTTAATCAGTCTACTATTCTCCCTCCTCGCTATTGGACAAAACCGGGTGGGCTCTTTCTTCGTTCAAGAATCTCAGGGTAGCTATTTATTCTTTCCCCAATTCTTCAATCCTGCGGCCATGAATGCCTCCGATCTTAAGATCAGCGCTACGGCGGTTAGCGATTTTTCCCATTACAATCAGGGACAGCTTGCTATCGAACTTCCGAGTTACAAATCCAGGTTGGCCTTAGGAATGGGCTATTCGGGAACACTTCACGACTCAAAATCAGGATATGGCAGCTACCTCAGAAAAGAACAGGGCTACCTAAACTTTACCCTCCCGATTAAAATAAAGGATGGGATTCTTAGTATTGGGGCCCGGCCGTTTTATGCCTACTACGAAGAGGGCTTCAACTTGTACGAACCTCACCTCATTTCTCCTCATTCAGACATCTTCTATCCTCAGGACTATATTGAGGAGGAAATCAATATGGATTTGGGAATTTACTGGAAAACGGAAAACGCCTTTGTTGGTGCATCCCTCTCCAGGATTTTTGACAATGAAAGAAGCAAGGAGTTGCAGGCAGCAGGACATAGAGCTTACCTGGAACAACGAAACCTGTACATTACTACCGGATTCTTTGCGTCCACCTTCAATGGAAAATGGAAACCTGGAGCCAGTTTAATGTTCAGCAGTCGAGGTGGAAGTTCTAATTATACCCTGCATTTTAATAACCGACTTTTTGATCATTTTCTTATCGGAATTGGTGGAGGTGCGAGCTTGGATGATTATTTCTACGATCCTATATCAAGAGACCTGTGGTTGACAGGTTATCTGGGCTATGAGGGCGATCGCATTCAGGTGTTGCTCAACGGTGATTATGAACCCAACAAGCCATACTACCATGACGAGTTTTACCTACTTACCAGCCTTCAACTATCCTATCGTTTTCTAAAAACAGTTTCTAAAAAAGCGGTGACCTTAGCCAAGAATTAA
- a CDS encoding hydrogenase — protein sequence MLVKFSHRPLFQMAGIVRFNYKAILFFVVWSTLLYFIHTLTHWSPIMSVVPVTILGGALAIFLGFRNNSAYDRWWEARKIWGGVVNISRSFGMEVNSLIQSEDNPEGVEKIRRRLIYRHLAWINALRIQLRKQDSWDELKDLLPAEEFERLSAHRNKATQLLHRQGTEIAVAHQKGWINDYQQIELNRCLTEMYDLQGKAERIKGTVFPYYYQYFTRFFMRLFIVLLPMSLMEEMDWQVIPMSTLISFVFYILEKSGHVTEDPFENRASDTPMSAICTTIEIDLRQQLGESEIPDTMVPEKTRFGVQFLP from the coding sequence ATGCTTGTCAAGTTTTCACACAGACCCTTGTTTCAAATGGCCGGTATTGTCCGGTTCAACTACAAGGCCATTCTCTTTTTTGTGGTTTGGTCCACGCTGTTGTACTTCATTCATACCTTAACTCATTGGAGCCCAATAATGTCGGTGGTTCCTGTGACCATCTTGGGTGGTGCCCTGGCTATTTTTCTTGGTTTTCGCAACAATTCAGCTTACGACAGATGGTGGGAAGCCCGCAAAATATGGGGTGGGGTAGTCAACATCAGCCGATCATTTGGCATGGAAGTCAACTCCTTGATTCAGTCGGAGGATAACCCGGAAGGAGTGGAAAAAATTCGAAGACGCCTGATCTACCGTCACCTGGCTTGGATTAATGCTCTGAGAATTCAATTGAGAAAACAAGATTCCTGGGATGAGTTGAAGGATCTGTTACCGGCAGAAGAGTTTGAACGACTTTCGGCCCATCGAAACAAAGCGACGCAATTGTTACATCGCCAGGGAACTGAAATAGCCGTAGCCCATCAAAAAGGATGGATCAACGATTACCAACAAATTGAGCTCAACCGGTGCCTGACCGAAATGTATGATTTACAGGGTAAGGCAGAACGAATTAAAGGAACCGTGTTCCCGTATTACTACCAGTACTTTACTCGGTTTTTTATGCGGCTATTCATCGTTCTCTTACCCATGTCGTTGATGGAGGAGATGGATTGGCAGGTTATTCCCATGAGCACCTTGATTTCCTTTGTATTCTACATCTTGGAAAAATCAGGACATGTTACTGAAGATCCCTTTGAAAACAGGGCATCGGATACACCTATGTCAGCCATTTGCACCACCATTGAAATTGATTTGAGGCAGCAGCTCGGAGAATCAGAAATTCCAGATACTATGGTTCCCGAGAAAACTCGTTTCGGTGTTCAGTTCCTTCCTTAA
- a CDS encoding response regulator has protein sequence MNSYQWLLNLGVDPKRDSDTDIRRIRSLNFITFILAIIPIPYLFLYGWLGVQELVIMEIVTATSLFPIFYLNYLRKHKPAKVYCYFLNITYIFLYSTSLGHEAGLLLFYLIAVFLPLFIFDIHKDKGTLLLGYSLTFFYCIVDFYFDFQLFGRYLVDLETRQILFLSYVPSSFLLAFYTSYQISLSNLRMVDRLQDQQNELIRSVESKEKLIQDIDFTNRELHALVDNTEDEVFAIDKEGRYIIWNHIHEKMTLLLYGQRPEKRKELLYFSPPTSKIQWINPPFHWPTVIEESLTGQNLNLSQAFVKQERNTYSEYSIHPIPSTDGQEAIGAVIRGHDVTDLVESRDMLKSISERLKLSVDIGGIGIWEYDYQIKQFYFSRIMHDMFDIRSHKRSEITRQWYRLVAKEDREKLVGSIRKLLNGESIATQLKLKVAGPQGSRRIIQTNFHLLRKNRLPYKLIGSCIDITENENRNLELKQALDLAEKASEAKSDFLSVMSHEIRTPLNAIVGISDLLSMESQMGHNIQLLDSLKFSSKNLLGVIDDILEFNRIEAGKVDLQLELTHLKHLLDDLYHMHRVKANQQKIDLNFHKAKIPDLILADSNKLSQCLNNLLSNALKFTHKGSVSLTVTTIKEDFHTIWLQFRIEDSGIGIPADQVAHIFDKFTQVESQTSRQFQGSGLGLTITRKLVELMGGSIQVQSIEGQGSTFTLDIPFRQTSLKTEYVSGTNLQVKFDAIHGKRILIAEDNQLNRTVLEHFCEKLAIHVEFATNGQEAIQYAKEKNYDLILMDIQMPMLDGIEATETIRKKDQFIPILALSANVNPFNIERARKVGINDYLTKPVEFERFVNKVYELLIQGNN, from the coding sequence ATGAATAGTTATCAGTGGTTACTCAACCTTGGGGTTGATCCTAAACGGGATTCCGATACGGATATACGTAGAATTCGATCCCTCAATTTTATCACCTTTATTCTGGCGATAATCCCCATTCCCTACCTTTTTCTTTATGGTTGGTTGGGCGTACAGGAATTGGTCATCATGGAAATCGTGACAGCAACTTCACTTTTTCCCATTTTCTACCTCAATTATTTGCGGAAGCACAAGCCGGCCAAGGTCTATTGCTATTTCCTCAATATCACGTACATCTTTCTTTACTCAACCAGTTTGGGTCATGAAGCAGGGTTACTTCTTTTCTACTTAATTGCGGTATTCCTCCCCCTATTCATCTTTGACATTCACAAAGACAAGGGCACGCTTTTGTTGGGCTACAGCCTCACCTTCTTTTACTGCATTGTTGATTTCTATTTTGATTTTCAACTATTTGGCCGCTACCTCGTGGATTTAGAAACCCGTCAGATATTGTTTCTAAGCTATGTACCTTCCTCCTTTCTCCTGGCGTTTTATACGTCTTATCAAATTTCATTGTCCAACCTTCGAATGGTCGATCGCTTGCAGGATCAGCAAAATGAATTGATTCGATCGGTGGAGAGCAAGGAAAAACTCATTCAGGATATAGACTTTACGAATCGGGAGCTCCATGCACTTGTAGATAATACGGAAGATGAAGTCTTTGCCATAGACAAAGAAGGACGCTATATCATCTGGAATCATATCCATGAGAAAATGACCCTCCTGCTCTATGGGCAACGCCCTGAAAAACGAAAGGAACTCCTCTATTTCTCTCCGCCTACTTCCAAAATTCAATGGATAAATCCACCGTTTCATTGGCCTACTGTTATTGAAGAAAGCCTGACCGGACAAAACCTAAACCTCTCCCAAGCCTTTGTAAAACAAGAACGGAACACCTATTCCGAATACTCCATTCACCCCATTCCCTCAACCGATGGACAAGAAGCTATTGGAGCCGTTATTCGAGGACACGATGTAACCGATTTGGTCGAATCCAGAGATATGCTCAAGTCAATCAGCGAACGACTCAAACTGTCGGTAGACATTGGAGGAATTGGCATTTGGGAATACGACTACCAGATCAAGCAGTTTTATTTCTCCCGCATCATGCACGATATGTTCGACATACGATCGCATAAACGCAGTGAAATAACCCGGCAGTGGTATCGATTGGTAGCCAAAGAGGATCGTGAAAAACTGGTAGGTTCTATTCGAAAATTACTCAATGGAGAATCCATTGCCACTCAGCTCAAGTTAAAGGTGGCGGGTCCACAAGGAAGCCGACGTATTATCCAAACTAATTTTCACCTGCTGCGGAAAAATAGATTGCCCTATAAACTCATTGGATCTTGCATTGACATAACTGAAAACGAAAACCGCAACCTCGAGCTCAAGCAAGCCTTGGATTTGGCTGAAAAAGCCTCGGAAGCCAAATCGGACTTTCTCTCGGTAATGAGCCATGAAATAAGAACTCCGCTCAATGCCATTGTTGGAATTTCGGATTTGCTGTCCATGGAAAGCCAAATGGGACACAATATTCAGCTCTTGGATAGCTTAAAATTTTCCTCTAAAAACTTATTAGGGGTTATTGATGACATCCTGGAATTTAACCGAATCGAAGCAGGCAAAGTGGACCTTCAATTGGAATTAACCCACCTCAAGCATCTGTTGGACGACTTATACCACATGCATCGGGTAAAAGCGAATCAACAAAAAATCGATTTAAACTTTCACAAGGCTAAAATTCCCGATCTTATCCTGGCAGACTCCAACAAACTGAGTCAATGCCTGAATAATCTATTGAGCAATGCCCTGAAATTCACCCACAAAGGCTCAGTAAGCCTGACGGTTACCACAATCAAGGAGGATTTTCATACCATTTGGCTCCAGTTTCGTATCGAGGACTCGGGAATCGGAATTCCAGCTGATCAGGTTGCCCACATCTTTGACAAATTTACCCAGGTAGAGAGCCAAACCAGTCGCCAGTTTCAAGGCTCGGGTTTAGGACTCACTATTACCCGTAAATTGGTTGAATTGATGGGCGGATCTATTCAAGTACAGAGTATTGAAGGACAAGGCAGTACTTTTACCCTTGACATTCCTTTTCGACAAACTTCTTTGAAAACGGAATATGTCAGCGGCACCAACTTGCAAGTGAAGTTTGATGCCATTCACGGTAAACGAATCCTAATCGCAGAAGACAATCAGCTGAATCGAACCGTACTGGAGCATTTCTGCGAGAAACTGGCGATCCATGTGGAATTCGCCACCAATGGCCAAGAGGCCATTCAATATGCCAAGGAGAAAAACTATGACCTCATCCTAATGGATATTCAAATGCCGATGTTGGATGGAATTGAAGCCACTGAAACGATTCGTAAAAAAGATCAATTCATTCCTATTCTGGCCCTATCGGCCAACGTCAACCCCTTTAATATCGAACGAGCCAGGAAAGTAGGCATCAATGATTACCTCACAAAGCCAGTGGAGTTTGAACGATTCGTCAACAAGGTGTACGAATTGCTCATTCAGGGCAACAATTAA
- a CDS encoding aldo/keto reductase has protein sequence MKKMIFRDGNALPALGLGTWKSDPGDVYAAVVEAIKAGYRHIDCAAIYGNEKEIGEALRYLFRAGWVNRKDLWITSKLWNDSHRQNQVEPALHKTLNDLQLDYLDLYLVHWPVALRENVSFPQTASDFYSLEEVPLTETWEAMQAVREKGLAKHIGVSNFSQKKLQHLIDHSDFVPEMNQVELHPFLQQNALLRFCREHQILVTGYSPLGSGDRSQNMKKPDEPRPLQHELVLEIASENDCSPAQVLIAWAIQRGTAVIPKSVNPVRIRENIAAASLQLSDAEMVLIDSLDAHHRIIDGSFWERPGNTYSMAELWDE, from the coding sequence ATGAAAAAAATGATCTTCCGCGACGGAAATGCCCTTCCAGCCCTAGGACTGGGTACGTGGAAATCGGACCCTGGGGACGTTTATGCGGCGGTAGTTGAAGCCATTAAAGCTGGCTATCGACATATCGATTGCGCCGCGATTTATGGAAATGAAAAAGAAATTGGTGAAGCCCTACGCTACCTGTTCCGAGCGGGATGGGTTAATCGCAAGGACCTTTGGATCACCTCCAAACTCTGGAATGATTCCCACCGACAAAATCAGGTAGAACCAGCCCTTCATAAAACACTAAACGACCTACAACTCGATTACCTGGATCTATACCTGGTGCATTGGCCCGTTGCCCTTCGAGAAAATGTATCCTTCCCTCAAACCGCCTCCGATTTTTATTCCCTGGAGGAAGTACCGCTTACCGAAACCTGGGAAGCTATGCAGGCAGTTCGAGAAAAGGGACTGGCGAAGCACATTGGAGTCTCTAATTTCAGTCAAAAGAAATTGCAGCACCTAATCGATCATTCCGATTTTGTACCAGAAATGAACCAGGTAGAGCTGCACCCTTTCTTGCAACAAAACGCCCTACTCCGCTTTTGCCGGGAACATCAAATTTTAGTCACGGGATATTCACCACTTGGCTCAGGAGATCGCTCTCAAAATATGAAAAAGCCAGATGAGCCCAGGCCCCTACAGCACGAACTGGTATTAGAAATTGCCTCAGAAAACGACTGTTCTCCCGCCCAAGTCCTTATCGCCTGGGCCATACAAAGAGGTACTGCTGTGATACCAAAATCGGTTAATCCCGTAAGAATCAGAGAGAATATCGCTGCGGCCAGTTTACAATTGTCTGATGCCGAAATGGTTTTGATTGATTCGTTAGATGCTCACCACCGTATTATTGATGGTAGTTTTTGGGAAAGACCGGGCAACACCTATTCTATGGCGGAACTGTGGGATGAATAA
- a CDS encoding TfoX/Sxy family protein has protein sequence MAFDEHLAERIRSVLEEKKVVFEEKKMMGGLTFMVRDKMCVGIVKNDFMARVGKDRYEQALTREGAREMDFTGRPMKGYVFVAPEGIDMEDDLDLWVQDCLDFNQEL, from the coding sequence ATGGCATTTGACGAGCACCTTGCCGAACGCATCCGATCTGTATTGGAGGAAAAGAAAGTGGTCTTTGAAGAGAAGAAAATGATGGGTGGGCTCACCTTTATGGTTCGGGACAAAATGTGCGTAGGAATCGTAAAAAACGATTTTATGGCTCGGGTTGGCAAGGACCGATATGAGCAAGCTCTTACCCGCGAGGGTGCCCGGGAAATGGATTTTACCGGAAGACCAATGAAGGGTTACGTATTTGTAGCGCCAGAAGGGATTGACATGGAAGACGATTTGGACCTATGGGTGCAGGACTGTCTGGATTTTAACCAAGAATTATAA
- a CDS encoding YdcF family protein: MKKRFRLRRILLTLLLLLIGTGSTIYFADQWVSSKAKHCYSSTDDLPKKKVGLLLGAGKYTRKGNINPYYKNRVEAAVKLYRSGKIKYLLVSGDNSSKSYDEPSTFLNDLKTRGIPESRIVLDYAGFRTLDSVERCEKVFGESDIIIISQPFHNERALFIAHHKGMNAVAYNARRVSRSQSTKTMLREKLARVKTLLDLFILQTEPKFYGKPIKIG; this comes from the coding sequence ATGAAAAAGCGATTTCGCCTTAGAAGAATCCTCCTTACCCTCCTTCTTTTGCTCATCGGGACAGGAAGCACGATATATTTTGCCGATCAATGGGTTTCGAGCAAAGCGAAACACTGCTACTCCTCCACCGATGACCTTCCTAAGAAAAAGGTTGGACTGCTGCTGGGTGCCGGTAAATACACCCGCAAAGGGAACATCAATCCCTACTATAAAAATCGCGTGGAAGCTGCTGTAAAACTCTATCGAAGCGGAAAAATCAAATACCTTTTGGTAAGTGGAGACAATTCATCGAAGTCGTATGACGAGCCCTCCACGTTTTTAAATGATCTGAAGACCAGAGGGATTCCCGAAAGCAGAATAGTATTGGATTATGCCGGATTCAGAACTTTGGATTCTGTAGAACGATGTGAGAAAGTGTTCGGTGAATCTGATATAATTATCATATCGCAGCCCTTTCACAATGAGCGAGCCCTCTTCATTGCCCATCACAAGGGAATGAATGCTGTGGCCTACAATGCACGTCGGGTTAGCCGTTCTCAAAGTACCAAAACCATGTTGCGGGAAAAGCTGGCTCGGGTAAAAACGCTGTTGGACTTATTTATCCTTCAAACCGAACCCAAATTCTACGGAAAGCCAATCAAAATTGGTTGA
- the moaCB gene encoding bifunctional molybdenum cofactor biosynthesis protein MoaC/MoaB, translating to MVDITHKNNTLRQAVAEATVKVSDPATIAAIENRQVPKGDVFEMAKAAGLLAVKRTWEMLPDCHPLPVEYTGIRYEIQDLSIRIEMEVKTIYKTGVEVEAMHGASVVALTMYDMLKPLDKGVEIQNIRLLRKKGGKTDYKNRFQEGELKAAVIVCSDSISAGQKEDKAGKVICQKLEAANVQVDHYEVIPDEFDQIQSQVNHWYEKADLLIFTGGTGLSPRDNTPEAVKPLLDQEIPGIMETARNYGQNRMPYSMLSRGIAGLKGNCMVLTLPGSTNGAKESMDALFPALLHSFHIMGGGKH from the coding sequence ATGGTTGATATTACACATAAGAACAATACACTGAGGCAGGCCGTGGCTGAGGCTACGGTAAAAGTGAGTGATCCTGCAACCATTGCAGCCATTGAGAATAGACAAGTGCCTAAAGGAGATGTTTTTGAAATGGCCAAGGCCGCTGGGCTTTTGGCTGTGAAACGTACCTGGGAAATGTTGCCCGATTGCCATCCCTTACCCGTTGAGTATACGGGAATTCGATATGAGATTCAGGATCTTTCCATTCGGATTGAAATGGAGGTAAAAACCATTTACAAAACGGGTGTGGAAGTAGAAGCCATGCACGGAGCGTCTGTAGTAGCCTTAACCATGTATGATATGCTCAAGCCTTTGGATAAAGGAGTAGAGATTCAGAACATTCGTTTGCTTCGGAAAAAAGGAGGAAAAACGGATTACAAAAACCGATTCCAGGAAGGTGAGCTTAAGGCTGCCGTAATTGTCTGCTCGGATAGCATTTCTGCAGGGCAGAAGGAAGACAAAGCGGGGAAGGTGATTTGCCAAAAATTGGAAGCTGCGAATGTCCAGGTAGACCACTACGAGGTAATTCCTGATGAATTCGATCAAATTCAAAGCCAGGTAAATCACTGGTATGAAAAGGCAGATTTACTGATTTTTACGGGAGGCACCGGTTTGTCTCCAAGAGATAATACACCTGAAGCCGTAAAGCCTTTGTTGGATCAGGAGATTCCGGGAATTATGGAGACCGCTCGAAATTACGGGCAAAATCGAATGCCTTATTCCATGTTGTCCCGAGGAATCGCTGGTTTAAAAGGAAACTGTATGGTGCTCACTTTACCGGGTTCTACCAATGGAGCGAAGGAGTCTATGGATGCTCTTTTCCCTGCCTTGTTGCACAGTTTTCACATCATGGGAGGAGGGAAACACTAA